A window of uncultured Litoreibacter sp. contains these coding sequences:
- a CDS encoding CoA ester lyase, whose translation MSFHPIEQAPGRLNRSELAVPGSQPQMFEKAAESDVDVIFLDLEDAVAPDEKEQARKNIIKALNEIDWGTKSMSIRINGLDTHYMYRDVVDIVEQAGERLDLIMIPKVGTAADVYAVDMMVTQIEDAKGYKKRIGFEHIIETALGMQNITEIAGASKRNESLHFGVADYAASTRARTTVIGGVNENYAVLTDPDGDGNRETHWGDMWHYALARMVVAARANGLRPIDGPFGDFQDADGYRAAAYRAAVLGCEGKWAIHPSQIALANEVMSPSEAEITKAQRILEAMAEAEAAGKGAVSLDGRLIDYASIRQAEVLVQKAKQIAGG comes from the coding sequence ATGTCATTCCACCCCATCGAGCAGGCCCCCGGCCGTCTGAATCGTTCCGAGCTTGCTGTCCCCGGTAGCCAGCCGCAAATGTTTGAAAAGGCTGCGGAATCTGATGTTGACGTGATCTTCCTAGACCTGGAAGACGCCGTCGCGCCGGACGAAAAAGAGCAGGCCCGCAAGAACATCATCAAGGCCCTGAACGAGATTGATTGGGGCACCAAATCCATGTCGATTCGGATTAACGGGCTGGACACGCATTACATGTATCGCGACGTGGTCGACATTGTTGAACAGGCTGGCGAGCGGTTGGATTTGATCATGATCCCGAAGGTCGGAACGGCGGCTGACGTCTATGCGGTGGACATGATGGTGACCCAGATTGAGGACGCCAAAGGCTACAAGAAACGCATCGGGTTTGAGCATATCATCGAGACCGCTTTGGGCATGCAGAACATCACCGAAATTGCCGGGGCCTCGAAGCGCAATGAGAGCCTGCATTTTGGTGTGGCGGATTACGCCGCATCGACCCGCGCGCGGACCACGGTGATTGGGGGCGTGAACGAAAATTATGCGGTGCTGACCGACCCCGATGGTGACGGCAACCGGGAGACGCATTGGGGCGACATGTGGCATTACGCGCTTGCACGGATGGTCGTGGCTGCGCGCGCCAATGGGCTGCGCCCGATTGACGGGCCATTTGGCGATTTTCAGGATGCCGACGGCTACCGCGCTGCCGCGTATCGCGCCGCTGTGTTGGGCTGCGAAGGCAAGTGGGCGATCCACCCCAGCCAGATCGCCTTGGCCAACGAGGTGATGAGCCCGTCTGAGGCGGAAATCACCAAAGCGCAACGCATCCTGGAAGCCATGGCCGAGGCGGAAGCGGCCGGCAAAGGGGCCGTGTCCCTAGACGGTCGATTGATTGACTATGCGTCGATCCGGCAGGCCGAGGTTTTGGTGCAGAAAGCCAAACAGATTGCCGGCGGATGA
- a CDS encoding response regulator transcription factor: MNQSVDGFARPIDVMLADGNPLVLSALSEIIDRDPRFSLVATSATAEGFLGTVMRVPVQIGIIDWGLPVLGGAKLIEVLREQENAPRIVVYAEDTGDLPRLAMTAGAAAFAPRSSHAEALLETCVDVAAGKMVFPFLDVRELQSDPIHQLSRKERAILEALSKGLTNRELAKELEISINTVKFHLSNLFEKLSVKNRAQAIAFYYSSRLALERDAADGIPR; encoded by the coding sequence ATGAATCAAAGTGTTGACGGTTTCGCGCGTCCAATCGACGTTATGCTCGCAGATGGCAATCCGCTGGTTTTGTCGGCCCTGTCGGAGATCATCGATCGCGATCCGCGATTCTCGTTGGTGGCCACATCCGCGACGGCGGAAGGGTTTTTGGGCACGGTGATGCGGGTGCCGGTGCAGATCGGGATCATCGACTGGGGGTTGCCGGTGCTGGGCGGCGCCAAACTGATCGAGGTGTTGCGCGAACAGGAAAACGCGCCGCGCATCGTGGTCTATGCCGAAGATACGGGCGACCTGCCTCGGCTGGCCATGACCGCAGGGGCCGCCGCCTTCGCGCCGCGATCCAGCCACGCGGAGGCGCTGTTGGAGACCTGCGTCGACGTGGCGGCGGGCAAGATGGTGTTCCCGTTTCTGGACGTGCGGGAACTGCAATCGGACCCGATCCACCAACTGTCGCGCAAAGAGCGCGCGATACTGGAAGCGCTGTCTAAAGGGCTGACCAACCGGGAGCTGGCGAAGGAGTTGGAAATCTCCATCAATACGGTGAAATTTCATCTGTCCAATTTGTTCGAAAAACTGTCGGTCAAAAACAGGGCGCAAGCGATTGCGTTCTACTACTCCTCCCGGCTGGCGTTGGAGCGTGATGCGGCGGACGGTATACCAAGATAG
- a CDS encoding aminotransferase class V-fold PLP-dependent enzyme, which translates to MTIHPQLDIPETIAAGPGPGNTDARVLARFAGAGLADHMHPAVLRGMVQCKEMLRTVMGTKNIHTFGVAGTGWSGLDVMFSAVMPGDTVVMFVNGTFSGIDGLTVCMKAATADELAANPMDPQPASVTIVNVPHGQSVTGEVVEKALAEHKPKWAAMAHWETGSGRVNDIKGFSDACEKHGAMGLVDAVSSLGVEDFRIDDYPGVHGWASCPQKGICCLPLTYAPVSFTDRYIAELKKTGTRTFVHHPVMEARHWGIIDGKDSPTGTYHRTHSAYAVAAFHEALRITLQQTVAQRAKDYTFHEAALREAVTAMGCEVTSNMTSLIVLNLPYDMAGREMELVQYCRAQNFGIWPTLSEPVQVRIGILNLLSQQAIEDIVARFGKAMRDHGAEFNQAAVDAALDRHYGRAIAAE; encoded by the coding sequence ATGACCATTCACCCACAGCTCGACATTCCTGAGACCATCGCCGCTGGCCCCGGTCCCGGCAACACGGATGCCCGCGTTCTGGCGCGCTTTGCGGGTGCCGGTCTTGCCGACCACATGCACCCCGCCGTTTTGCGCGGCATGGTCCAATGCAAGGAAATGCTGCGCACGGTGATGGGCACGAAGAACATCCATACCTTCGGCGTGGCAGGCACCGGCTGGTCCGGCCTCGACGTGATGTTCAGCGCGGTGATGCCCGGCGACACGGTCGTGATGTTCGTCAACGGCACCTTCTCCGGCATCGACGGGCTGACCGTCTGCATGAAGGCCGCCACGGCTGATGAACTTGCCGCCAACCCCATGGACCCACAGCCCGCCAGCGTCACCATCGTTAACGTGCCCCACGGCCAATCGGTGACCGGCGAGGTCGTCGAAAAGGCGCTGGCCGAACACAAACCGAAATGGGCCGCCATGGCGCATTGGGAAACCGGATCTGGTCGCGTGAACGACATCAAAGGCTTCTCGGACGCTTGCGAAAAGCACGGCGCAATGGGGCTGGTCGACGCGGTCTCCTCCCTCGGTGTCGAAGATTTCCGCATCGATGACTACCCCGGCGTGCATGGCTGGGCCTCTTGCCCGCAGAAAGGCATTTGCTGCCTGCCGCTGACCTACGCGCCGGTATCATTCACCGACCGCTACATTGCGGAGCTAAAGAAAACCGGCACCCGCACCTTCGTGCACCACCCCGTAATGGAGGCCCGCCACTGGGGCATCATCGACGGCAAGGACTCCCCCACCGGCACCTATCACCGCACACATTCCGCCTACGCGGTCGCCGCCTTCCACGAGGCCCTGCGCATCACGCTGCAACAAACTGTGGCCCAGCGCGCCAAGGATTACACCTTCCACGAAGCCGCGCTGCGCGAGGCCGTCACCGCCATGGGATGCGAAGTCACATCGAACATGACCTCCCTCATCGTGCTGAACCTGCCTTACGACATGGCGGGCCGCGAAATGGAGCTGGTACAGTATTGCCGCGCCCAGAATTTCGGCATCTGGCCGACCCTGTCCGAGCCGGTGCAGGTGCGCATCGGTATCCTCAACCTGCTCAGCCAGCAGGCCATCGAGGACATCGTCGCCCGCTTCGGCAAAGCCATGCGTGACCACGGCGCAGAGTTCAATCAAGCAGCCGTCGATGCCGCACTTGACCGCCACTACGGACGGGCGATCGCCGCCGAATAA
- a CDS encoding malate--CoA ligase subunit beta — protein MDIHEYQAKEVLANFGVVVPDGALAYSPEQATYRARELGGERWVVKAQIHAGGRGKAGGVKVCDSDVEIQEATEGMFGQKMVTHQTGPEGKGIYRVYVEAAVPIDREIYLGFVLDRTSQRVMIVASAEGGMEIEDISAEKPDSIVRATVEPAVGLREFQCRQIAFKLGIDPSLTQQMVRTLQGCYRAFTELDATMVEINPLVITSDSRVIALDAKMTFDDNALFRHPQISELRDKSQEDPRESRAADRGLSYVGLDGNIGCIVNGAGLAMATMDTIKLAGGEPANFLDIGGGATPERVAKAFRLVLSDKNVQAILVNIFAGINRCDWVAEGVVQALKEVQVDVPVIVRLAGTNVEAGQKILAQCGLPIIRAATLNEAAERAVGAWRNDLSQGTKMRAVS, from the coding sequence ATGGACATCCACGAATACCAAGCCAAGGAAGTGCTCGCCAATTTTGGGGTGGTCGTGCCGGACGGCGCTTTGGCCTACAGCCCGGAGCAAGCCACCTATCGCGCCCGCGAATTGGGCGGTGAACGTTGGGTGGTCAAGGCGCAGATCCATGCCGGTGGCCGTGGCAAAGCCGGCGGCGTGAAGGTCTGCGACAGCGACGTGGAAATTCAGGAAGCAACCGAAGGCATGTTTGGCCAGAAGATGGTCACGCATCAAACCGGCCCCGAGGGCAAAGGCATCTACCGCGTCTATGTTGAGGCCGCCGTGCCCATCGACCGCGAAATCTACCTCGGCTTCGTGCTCGACCGCACCTCCCAGCGCGTCATGATCGTGGCGAGCGCCGAGGGCGGGATGGAAATCGAAGACATCTCCGCCGAAAAGCCCGACAGCATCGTGCGCGCCACGGTGGAACCTGCTGTGGGCCTTCGCGAATTCCAATGCCGCCAGATCGCGTTCAAATTGGGCATCGACCCCAGCCTGACCCAGCAAATGGTCCGCACCCTGCAAGGTTGCTACCGCGCCTTCACCGAACTTGACGCGACGATGGTCGAGATTAACCCGTTGGTCATCACGTCTGACAGCCGCGTCATCGCGCTCGATGCCAAGATGACCTTTGACGACAACGCGCTGTTCCGCCATCCGCAGATCAGCGAACTGCGCGACAAATCCCAAGAGGACCCCCGCGAAAGCCGCGCGGCGGATCGTGGTCTCAGCTATGTCGGGCTCGACGGCAATATCGGCTGCATCGTCAACGGTGCGGGTCTGGCCATGGCCACGATGGACACCATCAAGCTGGCGGGCGGTGAGCCTGCCAATTTCCTCGACATCGGCGGCGGGGCCACGCCCGAACGCGTGGCAAAAGCCTTCCGCTTGGTTCTGTCGGACAAGAACGTGCAGGCCATCCTTGTGAACATCTTCGCAGGCATCAACCGCTGCGACTGGGTGGCCGAAGGCGTCGTGCAAGCGCTCAAAGAAGTGCAGGTGGACGTCCCCGTGATCGTCCGTCTCGCAGGCACCAATGTCGAAGCAGGCCAGAAAATTCTGGCGCAATGCGGTCTCCCCATCATCCGCGCGGCCACCTTGAACGAGGCAGCCGAAAGAGCAGTGGGGGCTTGGCGAAACGACCTCTCTCAAGGCACTAAAATGAGGGCTGTCTCATGA
- the sucD gene encoding succinate--CoA ligase subunit alpha: MSILLDRDTKVIVQGITGKMARFHTKDMLDYGTKVVGGVVPGKGGETVEGVPVFDTVEEAVRETGAEASLVFVPPPFAADGIMEAADAGIRYCVCITDGIPAQDMIRVKRYMYRYPKDRRMVLTGPNCAGTISPGKAMLGIMPGHIYMPGHVGIVGRSGTLGYEAAAQLKERGIGVSTSVGIGGDPINGSSFRDILERFEQDEDTHVIALIGEIGGPQEAEAAEYIRDHVTKPVVAYVAGLTAPKGRTMGHAGAIISAFGESASEKVEILSAAGVTVAENPAVIGATIAQVMEAA; encoded by the coding sequence ATGAGCATTCTACTTGATCGCGACACAAAGGTTATCGTCCAGGGCATCACCGGCAAAATGGCCCGGTTCCACACCAAGGACATGTTGGACTACGGCACCAAAGTGGTCGGCGGCGTGGTCCCCGGCAAGGGCGGCGAAACGGTCGAAGGCGTGCCGGTCTTCGACACGGTGGAAGAGGCTGTGCGCGAAACCGGGGCGGAGGCCTCGCTGGTCTTCGTGCCGCCCCCCTTCGCCGCAGATGGCATCATGGAAGCGGCTGACGCGGGGATTCGCTATTGCGTTTGCATCACCGACGGCATCCCGGCCCAAGACATGATCCGCGTCAAACGCTACATGTATCGCTACCCCAAGGACCGCCGCATGGTGCTGACGGGTCCCAACTGCGCAGGCACGATCAGCCCCGGCAAAGCCATGTTGGGCATCATGCCCGGCCATATCTACATGCCGGGCCATGTCGGCATCGTCGGCCGTTCCGGCACGCTGGGCTATGAGGCGGCGGCGCAGCTGAAAGAACGCGGCATCGGCGTGTCGACCTCCGTGGGTATCGGCGGCGACCCCATCAACGGCTCCAGCTTCCGCGACATCCTTGAACGGTTCGAGCAGGACGAGGACACCCATGTCATCGCATTGATCGGCGAGATCGGCGGCCCGCAAGAGGCCGAAGCCGCCGAATACATTCGCGATCATGTCACCAAACCGGTTGTCGCCTATGTCGCGGGGCTCACCGCTCCCAAGGGCCGCACCATGGGCCATGCGGGCGCGATCATCTCCGCCTTCGGGGAAAGCGCATCGGAAAAGGTCGAAATCCTCTCCGCCGCCGGCGTGACCGTCGCGGAAAACCCCGCAGTGATCGGCGCCACAATCGCCCAAGTGATGGAGGCCGCATAG
- a CDS encoding D-glycerate dehydrogenase codes for MAKPSVLVTRRWPSVVEQKLAEHYNVALNRSDRPLSSADFKEAIAKYDAVLPTVTDKISAEALDVPKARTKILANYGVGFTHIDVGAAARRGIAITNTPDVLSECTADLAMTLMLMVARRAGDGERELRSGQWTGWRPTHLMGTKVSGKVLGIVGFGRIGQEMARRAHHGFGMHILVYNRSPVDPAILARYNARQIATLEELLPLCDFVSLHCPGGAENRNMINSARLDLMKEDAFLINTARGEVINETALAQALMFNTIGGAALDVFDGEPRLHPMLAQCDNLVMLPHLGSATREAREAMGFRVLDNLNDFFAGSAPRDRVA; via the coding sequence GTGGCCAAACCGAGCGTTCTCGTCACCCGCCGCTGGCCCTCCGTGGTCGAACAGAAACTGGCCGAGCACTATAATGTCGCGCTGAACCGCAGCGACCGCCCGCTCTCCTCTGCGGACTTCAAGGAGGCGATCGCCAAATACGACGCCGTCCTGCCAACCGTCACAGACAAGATCAGCGCGGAGGCGTTGGACGTGCCAAAGGCGCGCACCAAAATCCTCGCCAATTATGGCGTCGGTTTCACCCATATCGACGTCGGCGCCGCCGCAAGGCGCGGCATCGCCATCACCAACACGCCGGACGTTCTGTCCGAATGCACCGCGGATCTGGCGATGACCTTGATGCTGATGGTTGCCCGCCGCGCAGGCGACGGCGAACGCGAATTGCGGTCAGGGCAGTGGACCGGCTGGCGCCCCACCCATCTGATGGGCACCAAGGTGTCCGGCAAGGTGCTGGGCATCGTGGGCTTTGGCCGCATCGGTCAGGAAATGGCCCGCCGCGCGCATCACGGGTTCGGCATGCACATCCTCGTCTATAACCGCTCGCCCGTCGATCCCGCCATCCTGGCCCGCTACAACGCCCGCCAGATCGCGACCTTGGAAGAGCTGCTGCCGCTTTGCGATTTCGTCTCGCTGCATTGCCCGGGCGGCGCGGAAAACCGCAACATGATCAACTCCGCGCGGCTGGATCTCATGAAGGAAGACGCCTTCCTCATCAACACTGCCCGGGGCGAGGTGATCAACGAAACCGCGCTGGCACAGGCGCTGATGTTCAACACAATCGGCGGTGCCGCGCTGGACGTCTTCGACGGGGAGCCGCGCCTGCACCCGATGCTGGCCCAATGCGACAACCTCGTTATGTTGCCCCATCTGGGAAGCGCCACCCGCGAGGCCCGCGAAGCCATGGGCTTCCGCGTGCTCGACAACCTGAACGACTTTTTTGCAGGCTCAGCCCCGCGCGACCGCGTGGCGTGA
- the glyA gene encoding serine hydroxymethyltransferase translates to MNATYREDGFFTRSLENSDPALFASITSELGRQRDEIELIASENIVSKAVMQAQGSVMTNKYAEGYPGRRYYGGCQYVDVAENLAIDRAKQLFDCGFANVQPNSGSQANQGVFQALLQPGDTILGMSLDAGGHLTHGAKPNQSGKWFKAVQYGVREDTLDVDYDQLEALALEHKPQMIIAGGSAIPRQLDFARFRAIADKVGAYLLADVAHFAGLIAAGVYPSPFPHVHVATTTTHKTLRGPRGGMILTNDEAMAKKFNSAIFPGIQGGPLMHVIAAKAVAFGEALEPGFKDYQRQVIKNAQAMADQLTRGGLDIVTGGTDTHVMLVDLRPKGVKGNAAETALGRAHITCNKNGIPFDTEKPMITSGLRLGSPAGTTRGFSEPEFRQIADWIVEVMNGLAANGEEGNADVEAKVKAEVLALCTKFPIYAEL, encoded by the coding sequence TTGAATGCGACCTACCGTGAGGACGGCTTCTTTACTCGTTCTTTGGAAAATAGCGACCCCGCCCTTTTCGCCTCGATCACATCCGAGCTTGGGCGTCAGCGCGACGAGATCGAGCTGATTGCGTCGGAGAACATCGTCTCCAAGGCAGTGATGCAGGCCCAGGGCAGCGTGATGACCAACAAATACGCCGAAGGCTACCCGGGCCGGCGCTACTATGGCGGCTGCCAATACGTTGATGTGGCCGAGAACCTCGCCATCGACCGCGCCAAGCAGCTGTTTGATTGCGGCTTCGCCAACGTGCAGCCGAACTCCGGCAGCCAGGCCAACCAGGGCGTGTTCCAGGCGCTGCTGCAGCCCGGCGACACCATCCTCGGCATGTCCCTCGACGCGGGCGGCCACCTGACCCACGGGGCCAAGCCCAACCAGTCCGGCAAATGGTTCAAGGCGGTGCAATACGGCGTGCGCGAAGACACGCTGGATGTGGACTATGACCAGCTCGAAGCCCTGGCGCTGGAGCACAAACCGCAGATGATCATCGCCGGCGGCTCCGCCATCCCGCGCCAGCTGGATTTCGCCCGCTTCCGCGCCATTGCCGACAAAGTCGGCGCCTATCTTCTGGCCGACGTCGCGCATTTTGCGGGGCTGATCGCGGCGGGCGTCTACCCCTCGCCCTTCCCGCATGTGCACGTGGCCACGACCACCACCCACAAAACCCTGCGCGGGCCGCGCGGCGGCATGATCCTCACCAATGACGAGGCGATGGCCAAGAAGTTCAACTCCGCCATCTTCCCCGGCATCCAGGGCGGGCCCTTGATGCATGTCATCGCCGCCAAGGCCGTGGCCTTTGGCGAGGCGCTTGAGCCGGGCTTCAAGGACTACCAACGCCAAGTGATCAAGAACGCGCAAGCCATGGCCGACCAGCTGACCCGCGGCGGGCTCGACATCGTCACCGGCGGCACCGACACCCATGTCATGCTGGTCGATCTGCGCCCCAAAGGCGTCAAAGGCAACGCCGCCGAGACCGCGCTGGGCCGCGCCCACATCACCTGCAACAAGAACGGCATCCCGTTCGACACGGAAAAACCGATGATCACCTCCGGCCTGCGCCTGGGCTCGCCGGCGGGCACCACCCGCGGCTTCTCGGAACCGGAGTTCCGCCAGATCGCCGACTGGATCGTCGAGGTGATGAACGGGCTGGCCGCCAACGGTGAAGAGGGCAACGCGGATGTCGAGGCCAAGGTCAAGGCCGAGGTCCTCGCCCTATGCACCAAATTCCCCATCTACGCCGAGCTCTAG
- a CDS encoding aldehyde dehydrogenase, with product MEKFQQYIGGVFSDGSAAFESRDPATGRVWAMMPEARSQDVNAAVDAAAAAFASEEWGGTTASGRGKLLLRLADLIAEHAGRLAELETRDTGKIIRETSAQVAYVAEYYRYYAGLADKIEGAHLPIDKPDMEVWLRREPVGVVAAIVPWNSQLFLAAVKVGPALAAGCTVVLKASEDGPAPLLEFARIFDQAGFPKGVLNVITGFGQDCGAVLTSHPGVDHIAFTGGPETARHIVRNSAENLASTSLELGGKSPFIVFDDADIESAVNAQVSGIFAATGQSCVAGSRLIVSNKIKDVFLARLKEKAEAAIIGAPDDMATEIGPLCTKGQLEVATDLVAASKTAGAGIVTGGSPLDREGTYFPPTIIDCSDAPDAPCLTTEFFGPVLSVLSFDTEAEALEIANDTAFGLAAGVFTKDLTRAHRMVRDLRAGIVWVNTYRAVSPIAPFGGSGLSGHGREGGLQAALDYTKTKAVWLRTSDDPIPDPFVMR from the coding sequence ATGGAAAAGTTTCAGCAATATATTGGCGGCGTGTTTTCAGATGGGTCCGCCGCATTTGAAAGCCGCGACCCGGCGACCGGGCGTGTCTGGGCGATGATGCCGGAGGCGCGCAGTCAGGACGTAAATGCCGCGGTAGACGCAGCCGCTGCGGCCTTCGCCTCTGAGGAATGGGGCGGCACAACGGCATCCGGGCGAGGCAAGCTGTTGCTGAGGTTGGCCGACCTGATCGCTGAACATGCGGGGAGGCTGGCGGAGCTTGAAACCCGCGACACCGGAAAAATTATCCGCGAAACATCCGCGCAAGTAGCCTATGTCGCCGAGTACTATCGCTATTACGCCGGGCTGGCCGACAAGATTGAGGGGGCCCATCTCCCGATTGACAAGCCGGATATGGAAGTATGGTTGCGGCGCGAACCGGTGGGCGTGGTGGCCGCAATCGTGCCCTGGAATTCGCAGCTGTTTCTTGCCGCGGTCAAGGTCGGCCCGGCCCTGGCGGCGGGGTGCACAGTCGTGCTCAAGGCGTCCGAGGACGGGCCCGCGCCGTTGCTGGAATTTGCGCGCATCTTTGATCAGGCCGGCTTTCCGAAAGGTGTTTTGAACGTCATAACCGGGTTCGGGCAGGACTGCGGCGCGGTGCTGACAAGCCATCCAGGCGTGGACCATATTGCCTTCACGGGCGGGCCTGAAACGGCCCGGCATATCGTGAGAAACTCGGCTGAAAATCTGGCCTCGACATCGCTTGAGCTTGGCGGAAAATCACCGTTCATCGTTTTTGACGACGCCGATATCGAGAGCGCTGTAAATGCGCAGGTCTCCGGCATCTTTGCTGCGACCGGCCAAAGCTGCGTTGCCGGGTCCCGCTTGATTGTTTCGAACAAAATCAAGGACGTGTTTCTCGCACGCCTCAAGGAGAAGGCGGAGGCCGCAATCATCGGCGCGCCGGATGACATGGCAACGGAAATCGGGCCTCTCTGCACCAAAGGTCAGCTAGAAGTTGCGACTGATCTGGTCGCCGCGTCCAAGACGGCAGGGGCCGGGATTGTCACCGGTGGCAGTCCGCTGGATCGCGAAGGGACCTATTTCCCGCCGACAATCATTGATTGTTCAGACGCGCCGGATGCGCCTTGCCTGACCACGGAATTCTTCGGCCCCGTTCTGTCAGTCCTGAGTTTTGACACCGAGGCTGAGGCGCTCGAGATCGCCAACGACACTGCGTTCGGGCTCGCCGCGGGGGTGTTCACCAAGGACCTTACACGGGCGCACCGGATGGTCCGCGACCTTCGGGCGGGCATTGTTTGGGTGAACACATATCGCGCCGTCAGCCCGATTGCCCCCTTCGGCGGCTCCGGGCTAAGCGGCCATGGTCGCGAAGGCGGGTTGCAGGCTGCGCTTGATTACACGAAGACAAAGGCCGTTTGGCTGCGCACCAGCGATGACCCCATTCCTGACCCGTTCGTGATGCGCTAA
- a CDS encoding LLM class flavin-dependent oxidoreductase: MRFSLFAHMERVSPEQDQKRLYQEFIALAKIADDGGMHAVWTGEHHGMDFTISPNPFLNLVDLARQTSNVRLGTGTIIAPFWHPIRLAGEAAMTDMIVDGRLELGIARGAYSYEYERMVPGMDAWDAGQRMRELVPAMRRLWKGDHAQEGTYHSFPNSSSSPKPVQTGGPPIWIAARDPNSHEFAIAQGCHVQVTPLWQGDDEIIKLMDTFKASCAKLPDIPRPQIMLLNHTYIAEDAADARQAADEINRFYCYFGAWFKNERPVSQGLIQPLTEEDIANHPFYSADAMMRDKVIATPAAAVDRIRTYEKLGYDEYAFWIDSGMSFERKKASLERFINHVMPAFD; encoded by the coding sequence ATGCGCTTTTCACTATTTGCCCATATGGAGCGTGTGTCGCCTGAACAGGATCAGAAGCGGTTGTATCAGGAGTTCATTGCGCTCGCGAAAATCGCGGATGATGGCGGTATGCATGCCGTATGGACCGGCGAGCACCATGGAATGGACTTTACCATTTCCCCAAACCCGTTCCTGAACCTCGTGGATCTGGCCCGGCAAACCTCGAACGTCCGGCTCGGCACGGGTACGATTATTGCGCCCTTCTGGCACCCCATTCGGTTGGCCGGCGAGGCCGCCATGACCGACATGATCGTTGACGGTCGTTTGGAACTGGGCATCGCACGCGGTGCCTATAGTTATGAATATGAACGGATGGTGCCGGGGATGGATGCCTGGGATGCCGGCCAACGTATGCGCGAGCTGGTCCCGGCAATGCGGCGTTTGTGGAAAGGGGACCATGCCCAGGAGGGAACGTACCACTCCTTTCCGAACTCCTCGTCTTCACCCAAGCCGGTGCAAACGGGCGGGCCCCCGATCTGGATTGCGGCGCGCGATCCAAACAGCCACGAATTCGCAATCGCGCAGGGCTGCCACGTTCAGGTGACGCCGCTATGGCAAGGCGATGACGAGATCATCAAGCTGATGGACACATTCAAGGCGTCTTGCGCAAAACTGCCGGACATCCCACGGCCGCAGATCATGTTGTTGAACCACACATACATCGCAGAAGACGCCGCCGATGCGCGGCAGGCGGCGGACGAGATCAATCGATTTTATTGCTATTTCGGCGCATGGTTCAAAAACGAACGTCCCGTGTCGCAAGGCCTGATCCAGCCGCTGACGGAGGAAGATATCGCAAACCACCCGTTTTACTCAGCCGATGCGATGATGCGTGATAAGGTCATAGCAACCCCCGCCGCCGCGGTCGACCGGATCAGGACCTATGAAAAGTTGGGTTACGACGAATATGCCTTCTGGATTGACAGCGGGATGAGCTTTGAACGCAAGAAGGCATCATTGGAACGGTTCATCAACCACGTCATGCCAGCCTTCGACTAA
- a CDS encoding flavin reductase family protein, whose product MTPMDARALRSAFGTFMTGVTVVTADDANGDPLGFTANSFTSVSIDPPLVLVCLSNSSRNFEALVTASGFAVNILSEAQADISNTFARPVEDRFASVAWGRGPRGAPILEGVSAWFDCSMHKTVEAGDHVILIGEVAAFGHTATPGLGYARGAYVTPSTAADALEQSTNLVVSTLIARDNDVLLVDDGQGGLALPEVLVDGDGVSAAVTKLIASTGLQAEPGFVYSVFEDVRHKRQHISFFCQTGEGSPARGVFVPLVKGALDDVANPAILTMLERFAAETKLGNYGIYYGNQSSGEVRPMTQGR is encoded by the coding sequence ATGACGCCAATGGACGCTCGGGCGCTGCGCAGCGCATTTGGCACCTTCATGACTGGCGTGACGGTCGTGACGGCCGATGACGCCAATGGCGATCCGTTGGGGTTTACCGCCAATTCCTTTACGTCCGTGTCCATCGACCCGCCATTGGTATTGGTGTGCTTGTCAAATTCATCGCGGAACTTTGAAGCCTTGGTGACGGCGTCGGGGTTCGCCGTGAATATCCTGTCTGAGGCGCAGGCCGATATCTCCAACACATTTGCACGACCCGTCGAAGATCGCTTCGCGTCGGTTGCGTGGGGCAGGGGGCCGAGGGGGGCGCCAATCCTGGAAGGCGTGTCGGCCTGGTTTGATTGTTCAATGCACAAAACAGTCGAAGCGGGTGATCATGTGATCCTCATCGGTGAGGTCGCGGCATTCGGGCATACCGCGACGCCGGGGCTAGGTTACGCGCGCGGCGCCTATGTGACGCCCAGCACAGCAGCCGATGCGCTTGAGCAATCCACAAACCTCGTCGTTTCAACGCTCATTGCGCGGGATAATGACGTTTTGTTGGTGGATGACGGGCAAGGGGGGCTGGCGCTGCCGGAAGTGCTGGTAGATGGCGACGGCGTATCGGCCGCGGTGACAAAGTTGATCGCGTCCACGGGTTTGCAGGCGGAGCCGGGCTTTGTCTATTCGGTCTTTGAGGACGTGCGCCACAAACGCCAACATATCTCGTTCTTTTGCCAAACCGGCGAGGGCAGCCCCGCGCGGGGCGTTTTTGTGCCGCTTGTAAAAGGCGCTTTGGACGATGTCGCGAACCCTGCGATACTCACGATGCTGGAACGGTTTGCCGCAGAAACGAAGCTTGGCAACTACGGGATTTACTACGGCAATCAATCCAGCGGCGAAGTCCGCCCGATGACACAAGGGAGATAA